The Populus alba chromosome 6, ASM523922v2, whole genome shotgun sequence genome contains a region encoding:
- the LOC118050261 gene encoding vesicle-associated membrane protein 711 produces MAILYALVARGSVVLAEFSSTATNASAIARQILDKIPGNDDSNVSYSQDRYIFHVKRTDGLAVLCMADETAGRRIPFAFLEDIHQRFARTYGRAVITAQAYAMNDEFSRVLSQQMEYYTNDPNADRINRLKGEMSQVRNVMIENIDKVLERGDRLELLVDKTANMQGNTFRFRKQARRFSSAVWWRNVKLTVALIILLLVIIYVVLAFVCHGVTLPTCRK; encoded by the exons ATGGCGATCCTGTACGCGCTAGTGGCAAGGGGATCGGTGGTGCTAGCGGAGTTTAGCTCTACAGCAACGAACGCAAGCGCGATTGCTAGGCAAATACTGGATAAGATACCTGGCAATGATGATAGCAATGTCTCTTACTCTCAAGATcgttatatttttcatgttaaacgCACCGATGGCCTCGCCGTTCTTTGCATGGCCGATGAAACCGCCGGCA GAAGAATTCCGTTTGCATTTCTTGAGGACATTCATCAGAGATTTGCCAGGACTTATGGACGTGCAGTTATTACAGCTCAAGCTTATGCCATGAATGATGAATTCTCAAGGGTTTTGAGCCAACAAATGGAGTACTACACTAATGATCCGAATGCAGATAGGATAAATAGACTGAAAGGTGAAATGAGCCAG GTGCGAAATGTTATGATTGAGAACATTGACAAAGTTTTGGAGAGAGGTGATCGCTTGGAATTGCTGGTAGATAAAACCGCCAACATGCAAGGAAACACCTTCCGTTTCAGAAAGCAAGCTCGTCGTTTCAGCAGTGCAGTATGGTGGAGAAATGTCAAGCTCAC GGTTGCTTTGATTATACTACTGCTGGTGATTATCTACGTTGTGTTGGCCTTCGTATGCCATGGAGTTACACTGCCAACATGCCGAAAGTAA
- the LOC118050260 gene encoding protein FAR1-RELATED SEQUENCE 6, whose amino-acid sequence MEEVCLNSEPVFDEGDDYEVEGDCSAMGCDDETGENCSKKERPEPTVGLEFDSFDEAYDFYNVYAKEQGFGIRVSNSWFRSKRKERYRAKLSCSSAGFKKKSEANNPRPETRTGCPAMVVIRLVDSKRWRIVDVELEHNHQVNPQIKRFYKSHKRMILAAKKAQPPPEPVTEVHTIRLHRRALMNTGCNVYLNVDERGHVDHVDHFKHLELKEGDALAVYNYFCRMKLTNPNFFYLMDLDDEGRLRNVFWADARSRVAYGFFCDTVTIDTTCLANRAWIKCMQGHLPQVIISDQNKPLQSAVSEVFPNARHCYNVCCITQRVPERLGGLQGYEAIKRQLNKAVYNSLKIAEFETSWADMIKCHGLGDNKWLQTLYEERQAWVPVYLKDIFFVGMIPIQEDESLNAFFDGYVHKHTSFKEFVDKYDLALHRKHMKEAMADLESTNSSYELKTRCNFEVQLSKVYTKEIFRKFQSEVEGMYSCFNTKQLRVNGQIATYIVKERVEVAGSEKEVRHFEVLYDTSQADIRCICSLFNYKGYLCRHALNVLNYNGVEEVPSRYILPRWGKDYKRRGLLDHNSGDVDVDNRIYWHNLLYRYAIPVVEVGAQSSDHYKIALQELEELLNKFNLAEDNLV is encoded by the exons ATGGAAGAAGTTTGTTTGAATAGTGAGCCGGTGTTTGACGAAGGCGATGACTATGAAGTTGAGGGAGACTGCAGTGCAATGGGATGTGATGATGAAACTGGTGAAAATTGTTCGAAGAAAGAACGACCAGAACCGACTGTGGGTTTGGAGTTTGATTCTTTTGATGAAGCTTATGATTTTTACAATGTTTATGCCAAGGAACAAGGTTTTGGCATTAGAGTGAGCAACTCTTGGTTCAGGTCAAAGAGAAAAGAACGTTATAGAGCGAAACTTAGTTGCAGTAGTGCAGGTTTTAAGAAAAAGAGTGAAGCAAACAATCCAAGACCGGAAACAAGAACTGGCTGTCCTGCAATGGTCGTCATTAGGCTAGTGGACTCTAAAAGATGgagaatagttgatgttgagcTTGAACATAATCATCAGGTGAATCCTCAAATCAAAAGGTTTTATAAGTCTCATAAACGGATGATTCTTGCAGCCAAAAAAGCACAACCACCACCAGAGCCTGTCACCGAAGTACACACTATCAGGTTGCATCGTAGAGCTCTCATGAATACTGGGTGTAATGTGTACTTAAATGTTGATGAAAGGGGGCATGTTGATCATGTTGATCACTTCAAACATTTGGAACTCAAAGAAGGAGATGCACTTGCAGTTTATAACTACTTCTGTCGCATGAAGTTGACAAATCCTAACTTCTTTTACTTAATGGATCTCGATGACGAGGGGCGCCTGAGGAATGTGTTTTGGGCTGACGCTAGGTCCAGGGTTGCATATGGTTTCTTCTGTGACACGGTAACAATTGACACAACATGCCTGGCAAACAG GGCATGGATCAAGTGCATGCAAGGGCATCTTCCACAGGTTATCATTAGTGACCAAAACAAACCCTTGCAAAGTGCAGTATCTGAGGTTTTCCCAAATGCTCGTCATTGTTACAATGTGTGTTGTATCACCCAGAGAGTTCCAGAGAGGTTGGGAGGGTTGCAGGGATATGAAGCCATCAAAAGACAATTAAATAAAGCTGTCTATAATTCCCTAAAGATAGCTGAGTTTGAAACTTCTTGGGCTGACATGATCAAGTGCCATGGTCTTGGTGATAATAAATGGCTTCAAACGTTGTATGAAGAAAGACAAGCGTGGGTTCCAGTCTACTTAAAGGACATATTTTTTGTGGGAATGATCCCCATCCAAGAAGATGAGAGCTTGAACGCCTTTTTTGATGGTTATGTACATAAGCATACATCGTTTAAGGAATTTGTAGATAAGTATGATCTCGCCCTGCACCGTAAACACATGAAAGAAGCCATGGCAGATCTGGAGTCCACAAATTCAAGCTACGAGTTGAAAACAAGATGCAACTTTGAGGTGCAGCTCTCTAAAGTGTATACAAAAGAAATCTTTAGAAAGTTCCAGTCTGAAGTTGAGGGGATGTATTCTTGTTTTAACACAAAACAGCTGAGAGTTAACGGACAAATAGCAACATACATAGTCAAAGAACGAGTTGAAGTTGCAGGAAGTGAGAAGGAGGTTAGGCATTTTGAAGTTTTATATGATACAAGTCAAGCAGATATCCGATGCATATGCAGTTTGTTCAATTACAAAGGTTATCTATGTAGGCACGCCTTGAACGTGCTTAATTATAATGGTGTGGAAGAAGTCCCTTCTCGCTACATTCTGCCACGTTGGGGCAAAGATTATAAGCGCAGGGGTCTTCTAGATCACAATTCCGGTGACGTTGATGTGGATAACCGAATTTACTGGCATAATCTTCTGTATAGGTATGCCATTCCAGTTGTGGAAGTAGGAGCACAGTCTTCAGATCATTATAAGATTGCATTGCAAGAACTGGAAGAGTTGTTGAACAAATTCAATCTTGCAGAGGACAACTTGGTGTAA